A single Acetivibrio cellulolyticus CD2 DNA region contains:
- the fliR gene encoding flagellar biosynthetic protein FliR has product MILTEGILVNGIEVFLLIFIRMAGLFVIAPIFSRANIPTYLKIGFSFMLALILVNTISNQNIVINNIYEFAALVIREFVVGITLGYVSYTIFNAIYIAGELIDMQIGFGVVNVIDPISNIQVSITSTFYFILCMLVFILCNGHHILIRALFSSYEYVPLGQAVFGSGLQSRILEIFGGIFLIAFKIAAPMLTAILITDVALGVISKTVPQLNVFVVGMPLKIILGLAVMVLTMPLFISIVETLIKGMDSEMLNFLKNMGPK; this is encoded by the coding sequence TTGATCTTAACAGAAGGAATTTTGGTAAACGGTATAGAAGTATTCCTATTAATATTTATAAGGATGGCTGGGCTCTTTGTTATTGCTCCTATATTTAGCAGAGCCAACATTCCTACTTACTTAAAGATAGGCTTTTCATTTATGCTGGCATTAATACTTGTAAATACTATAAGTAACCAGAATATCGTTATCAATAACATTTATGAATTTGCAGCGTTGGTTATAAGAGAGTTTGTTGTCGGAATTACATTGGGTTACGTTTCATACACAATTTTTAACGCGATATATATAGCAGGCGAATTGATAGACATGCAGATTGGTTTTGGTGTAGTTAATGTTATTGATCCTATAAGTAATATTCAAGTGTCGATAACTTCGACATTTTACTTCATCCTTTGTATGTTGGTTTTTATACTATGCAACGGACATCATATTCTTATAAGAGCACTGTTCAGTAGTTATGAATATGTACCTTTAGGGCAGGCAGTGTTTGGAAGTGGGTTGCAGAGTAGGATTCTAGAAATTTTTGGTGGAATATTTCTGATAGCTTTTAAAATTGCAGCGCCAATGCTTACTGCAATACTAATAACAGATGTTGCATTGGGTGTTATCTCAAAAACAGTACCGCAGTTAAATGTATTCGTAGTTGGTATGCCTTTGAAAATCATATTGGGATTGGCTGTTATGGTTTTGACTATGCCATTGTTTATATCCATTGTCGAAACGCTTATTAAAGGAATGGATAGCGAAATGCTTAATTTCCTTAAGAATATGGGGCCAAAATGA